The following proteins are co-located in the Desulfatibacillum aliphaticivorans DSM 15576 genome:
- a CDS encoding DAPG hydrolase family protein produces the protein MSTSEQKEPYAEYFRRKPAGIPAETLRAIEKGPHSHALVLPLEDINALLSPGYLDIETGFCNMPDGSVYVAVKTEMPKVTGDMLDWWFWWHPMQSLRYKIWFPQAHFSVSLDADLEEYSKRSGPYAERYWNTANFPREDVGAGAETLSIKFVRPSDFGFDESRFEKAGVATVFCGLVGSKSKHVKQHTLMCHFVRNVDEGVEMRSRFWIGKKILVYGDNENSPVNRLANTKLIRKIAIPKNIGRSMAMHCAQEYNNLAEILPELYRAYA, from the coding sequence ATGAGCACTTCCGAGCAAAAGGAGCCCTACGCTGAATATTTCAGGCGCAAGCCAGCCGGGATTCCCGCGGAAACCCTTCGGGCAATCGAAAAAGGGCCGCATTCTCATGCTTTGGTATTGCCTTTGGAGGATATCAACGCCCTGCTGAGTCCGGGTTATCTGGATATAGAAACCGGCTTCTGCAACATGCCGGACGGCAGCGTCTATGTGGCCGTAAAAACGGAAATGCCCAAGGTGACGGGCGATATGCTGGATTGGTGGTTCTGGTGGCATCCCATGCAATCCCTGCGCTACAAAATCTGGTTCCCCCAGGCCCATTTCAGCGTCAGCCTGGACGCGGACCTTGAAGAATACTCCAAACGAAGCGGTCCGTACGCGGAACGATACTGGAATACCGCCAATTTTCCCAGGGAAGACGTTGGCGCTGGCGCCGAGACCTTGTCCATCAAGTTTGTGCGGCCTTCCGATTTTGGCTTTGACGAGTCTCGCTTTGAAAAAGCGGGCGTTGCAACGGTCTTTTGCGGGCTTGTGGGCTCCAAAAGCAAGCATGTCAAGCAGCACACCTTGATGTGCCATTTTGTGCGGAATGTGGACGAGGGCGTGGAAATGCGCAGCCGGTTCTGGATCGGCAAGAAAATCCTGGTATACGGCGATAATGAAAATTCGCCCGTTAACAGGCTGGCCAACACCAAGTTAATCAGGAAGATCGCCATCCCTAAAAATATCGGCCGATCCATGGCCATGCACTGCGCCCAGGAATACAACAATCTGGCGGAAATCCTGCCTGAGTTATACAGGGCCTATGCCTGA
- a CDS encoding aminopeptidase P family protein, translating to MEKRIETLRKLLADQPFDTFMVMVEENRRYLSGFTGEDSQFDESSGCLFVNQDKVLLATDSRYTTQAENECPHCQVYTYEKGLAKAMPEILGMFETKKLGFEQVRLSYLIYQKIVESLDDAQFQATMVPSSDFVEQIRVIKDQSEIDAMQKALAISEQALAGLMPKIEPGMTEKALAWELEKAMRSAGGDSLAFPSIVASGPNSALPHHGVSDREVREGEFLLFDWGCKKDGYCSDISRTTVLGVPKDDEMKKIFQTVLEAQTMATQAVRPGINSRDVDNIARKHIEEAGYGGKFGHGLGHGVGLAVHEAPRVSPLASVELQPGMVFTVEPGIYIPHWGGVRLENMVAVTEDGVQVLNSIGQFWTP from the coding sequence ATGGAAAAAAGAATTGAAACTTTAAGAAAACTGTTGGCCGACCAGCCTTTTGATACTTTTATGGTGATGGTCGAAGAAAACAGGCGCTATCTTTCCGGCTTTACCGGAGAGGACTCTCAGTTCGACGAGTCCTCCGGCTGCCTGTTCGTCAACCAGGATAAAGTCCTGCTGGCGACGGACTCCCGCTACACCACCCAGGCCGAAAACGAGTGCCCCCACTGTCAGGTATACACCTATGAAAAAGGGCTGGCCAAGGCCATGCCCGAAATTTTGGGCATGTTCGAAACCAAAAAGCTGGGCTTTGAACAGGTGCGCCTGTCTTACCTGATTTATCAGAAAATAGTAGAATCCCTGGACGACGCCCAATTCCAGGCGACCATGGTTCCCTCTTCGGACTTTGTGGAGCAGATACGGGTCATCAAGGATCAGTCGGAAATCGACGCCATGCAGAAAGCCCTGGCCATTTCCGAGCAGGCGCTGGCCGGCCTCATGCCCAAGATCGAGCCTGGGATGACCGAAAAAGCCCTGGCCTGGGAATTGGAAAAAGCCATGCGAAGCGCAGGCGGCGACAGCCTGGCCTTTCCCAGCATTGTGGCGTCAGGCCCCAACAGCGCCTTGCCTCACCACGGGGTATCGGACCGGGAAGTCCGTGAAGGGGAGTTTTTGCTTTTTGACTGGGGATGCAAAAAAGACGGGTATTGCTCGGACATCTCCCGCACCACGGTCCTGGGAGTTCCCAAGGACGACGAGATGAAAAAGATTTTTCAAACCGTTCTGGAAGCGCAGACCATGGCGACCCAGGCGGTGAGGCCGGGGATCAACTCCCGGGATGTGGACAACATCGCCCGCAAGCACATCGAAGAAGCGGGCTACGGCGGAAAGTTCGGCCACGGCCTGGGGCACGGCGTGGGCCTGGCTGTACATGAGGCCCCCAGGGTGAGCCCCCTGGCCAGTGTGGAACTCCAACCCGGCATGGTTTTCACCGTGGAGCCGGGAATTTACATTCCCCACTGGGGAGGGGTTCGCCTGGAAAATATGGTTGCCGTCACCGAAGACGGCGTGCAGGTGCTGAACAGCATCGGGCAGTTCTGGACGCCCTGA
- a CDS encoding GmrSD restriction endonuclease domain-containing protein, which translates to MKNRRQTIRKIVGFLNNKEEDGGFWLPNIQRPFVWGEDQICRLFDSILREYPISTLLVWKTTNKIRRRKFIDNWQDSLRPRLSIFYVNEDEAKKCLVLDGQQRLQSLFIGLCGSFNSKELCLNILSGEIAAPDDIKYEFKFIEPDAIAFPWVNFKTLVFTERKKRVILKDLEDAAGRELDSQELDKIEDHLDLVDKTFKMDEAITYQELDSIDNPDLYKEDDVVEVFIRANSGGTVLGKSDLLFSLLTASWEVADKSMEDLLETLNRHGFAFDRDFILKTCLLLLGQGARYEVSKFRREGVREEIEEKWSRIADAVMDVLDFVRGKTFIQCDKALPSYLVLMPLVILRYHFPKAWKTAKGIDAYLLRCSLVGAFSGQADRLLDALDKRIKISQAFDLDEIFALIRSQGRSLELTEDRFWQMGYGSKTIHLLFNIWYQGINYTPAYQNNMLQVDHIFPQCALKAVKEVNPETGRMRMKYYEPDRNQLANCMLLSRDENGPGGKWDTLPKDWFADKDDAYLDRHLIPKNSALWEMDQFENFIEERKKLIAAKFSNLIVPSAKG; encoded by the coding sequence ATGAAAAATCGAAGGCAAACCATTCGAAAGATCGTTGGTTTTTTGAATAACAAGGAAGAAGACGGAGGGTTCTGGCTTCCCAATATCCAGAGGCCCTTTGTGTGGGGGGAGGATCAGATTTGCCGGCTTTTTGATTCAATTTTACGTGAATATCCCATCAGCACTTTGTTGGTTTGGAAAACAACAAATAAAATTCGCCGTAGAAAGTTCATCGATAACTGGCAGGATTCGCTTCGTCCTCGTCTGAGCATTTTTTATGTCAATGAAGACGAGGCGAAAAAGTGTCTGGTCTTGGACGGACAGCAACGATTGCAAAGCCTTTTCATTGGTCTTTGCGGAAGTTTTAATAGTAAGGAGCTTTGCCTGAATATTTTAAGCGGTGAAATTGCTGCGCCGGATGACATCAAATATGAATTTAAGTTTATTGAGCCCGATGCCATTGCTTTTCCATGGGTTAATTTTAAAACCCTTGTTTTCACAGAAAGAAAGAAAAGAGTGATCCTCAAAGACTTGGAAGATGCGGCCGGGCGGGAACTTGATAGCCAGGAGCTTGACAAGATAGAGGATCACCTGGACCTTGTGGATAAAACGTTTAAAATGGATGAGGCCATTACCTATCAGGAATTGGATAGTATTGATAATCCAGACCTCTACAAAGAAGACGATGTCGTGGAGGTCTTCATTCGCGCCAACTCAGGCGGGACGGTGCTGGGTAAATCTGACTTATTGTTTTCTCTACTTACTGCAAGTTGGGAAGTTGCGGACAAGTCCATGGAAGACCTGCTGGAGACCTTAAACAGGCATGGATTTGCTTTTGACCGGGATTTTATCCTTAAAACCTGCCTCCTGTTATTGGGGCAAGGGGCAAGGTATGAGGTTAGCAAGTTTCGGAGAGAGGGGGTTAGGGAAGAAATTGAGGAAAAATGGAGTCGGATTGCAGATGCAGTCATGGATGTCTTGGACTTTGTTAGAGGCAAGACCTTCATTCAGTGTGACAAGGCTCTTCCCAGTTACCTCGTTTTGATGCCGCTTGTTATTTTACGGTATCATTTTCCTAAAGCATGGAAAACGGCCAAGGGCATCGACGCCTACCTTTTGCGTTGTTCACTGGTTGGGGCTTTCAGCGGACAGGCTGACCGGCTTTTGGATGCTTTGGATAAGAGAATCAAAATATCTCAAGCCTTTGATCTTGATGAAATCTTCGCATTGATTCGTTCCCAGGGTCGAAGTCTGGAATTGACTGAAGACCGGTTTTGGCAAATGGGATACGGCTCCAAAACCATCCATTTGCTGTTTAATATCTGGTATCAGGGAATTAACTATACGCCAGCTTACCAAAACAATATGCTTCAGGTGGATCATATTTTTCCTCAGTGTGCACTCAAGGCGGTAAAAGAAGTGAATCCGGAAACCGGAAGGATGCGGATGAAGTACTATGAACCGGATCGAAATCAACTTGCGAACTGCATGCTCTTGAGCCGGGATGAAAACGGACCGGGAGGGAAGTGGGATACTCTTCCCAAGGATTGGTTCGCAGATAAGGATGATGCATATTTAGACAGGCATCTGATACCCAAAAACTCCGCTTTGTGGGAAATGGATCAGTTTGAGAATTTCATTGAGGAGAGAAAAAAACTCATTGCTGCCAAGTTTTCGAATCTCATAGTTCCTTCCGCCAAGGGGTAG
- a CDS encoding DUF4405 domain-containing protein, which produces MKKTEYRKLVSTCMTFAFAGVGLTGLIAVFGFRGKWMDIHLMFGLFFLVAAGLHVQINWPILMKHLQSGPKDANTMLTPMTIAAVISVIMLLIGLMSTPSKAFRDFDDRPHYGQAEKSNLAQSGTWKLGQGYRRSN; this is translated from the coding sequence ATGAAAAAAACGGAATATCGCAAGCTGGTATCTACATGCATGACCTTCGCCTTTGCGGGCGTGGGATTGACCGGGCTCATCGCCGTGTTTGGATTTCGGGGAAAATGGATGGACATCCACCTGATGTTCGGCCTGTTTTTCCTGGTCGCGGCGGGATTGCACGTGCAAATCAACTGGCCGATTCTGATGAAGCATCTGCAGTCCGGCCCCAAGGACGCAAATACCATGCTCACGCCCATGACCATTGCCGCGGTCATCTCCGTAATCATGCTTCTGATCGGTCTGATGAGCACGCCGTCCAAGGCGTTCCGGGATTTTGACGATCGACCCCATTACGGGCAGGCGGAAAAATCGAACCTGGCCCAGTCCGGGACTTGGAAGCTGGGCCAGGGTTATAGAAGATCCAATTAG